Proteins encoded within one genomic window of uncultured Draconibacterium sp.:
- a CDS encoding BNR-4 repeat-containing protein, with protein sequence MKPILLLSILSIVLLFGCSSSGQKTADKTPVVKTLNDDGAWCWFSDPRAIYTNDGQIITGWVKKDGSIEVATLNIETGEAKFNNIYSKFEFDDHDNPAFTLLPNGNIFTMYAWHATDKGVISNTTTNGTDIESFGKNVVFKPKTEELLKNFPRETYTYANPFVLSKEDNKLFVFGRWIGFKPNLIISKDNGKTWSEQYVVMSDVPFTPNNRPYVKYYSDGKSKIHMIFTDGHPRVEPTNSVYYCYYEKGAFWKADGTKICDLGGLPFQVSDATVVYKADEEHGRAWICDIVEKEGIPYILYTRHPQETDHRYYYAWYNAETKTWEDHEICKAGKWFPQTPEGETEREPHYMGNMTFNPNKPNEIYLSREINGVFEIEKRTTNDGGNSWKIEPITQNSRLDNVRPYIPRYQPKDAQTVVLWMENNKYIHYTDYDCSIKYYIEP encoded by the coding sequence ATGAAACCGATACTTCTATTATCTATTCTATCTATTGTTCTTCTATTTGGCTGTAGTTCTTCCGGGCAAAAAACAGCCGACAAAACACCTGTCGTAAAAACCTTAAATGACGATGGTGCATGGTGCTGGTTCTCTGATCCACGAGCTATTTACACCAACGACGGACAAATTATTACCGGCTGGGTAAAAAAAGACGGATCGATAGAAGTGGCCACATTAAATATTGAAACCGGAGAAGCAAAATTCAATAACATTTATTCGAAGTTTGAATTTGACGATCATGATAATCCGGCCTTTACACTGCTCCCTAATGGCAATATCTTTACCATGTATGCCTGGCATGCCACCGATAAAGGAGTAATTAGCAATACCACCACAAACGGCACCGATATTGAAAGTTTTGGTAAGAATGTGGTATTTAAACCAAAAACAGAAGAGTTGCTTAAAAATTTTCCACGCGAAACCTACACTTATGCCAATCCTTTTGTGCTAAGCAAAGAGGATAATAAACTGTTTGTTTTTGGGCGCTGGATAGGTTTTAAACCCAACCTGATTATTTCGAAGGACAACGGTAAAACATGGAGCGAACAGTATGTGGTAATGAGTGATGTTCCGTTTACTCCCAACAACCGACCTTACGTAAAATATTATTCCGATGGAAAATCAAAAATCCATATGATATTTACCGACGGGCATCCGCGTGTTGAGCCTACCAACTCGGTTTATTACTGCTATTACGAAAAAGGTGCATTCTGGAAAGCTGACGGTACAAAAATTTGCGATCTCGGCGGCCTGCCATTTCAGGTGAGCGATGCAACGGTAGTGTACAAAGCAGATGAAGAACACGGACGCGCCTGGATTTGCGATATCGTTGAAAAAGAAGGGATACCTTATATTTTGTATACCCGCCATCCGCAAGAGACAGATCATCGTTATTACTATGCCTGGTACAATGCAGAAACAAAAACATGGGAAGACCACGAAATTTGTAAAGCCGGAAAATGGTTTCCGCAAACACCCGAAGGTGAAACAGAGCGAGAACCGCACTATATGGGTAACATGACTTTCAATCCGAATAAACCCAACGAGATTTACCTATCGCGCGAAATAAATGGTGTTTTTGAAATTGAAAAACGTACGACTAACGATGGTGGAAACTCGTGGAAAATTGAGCCAATTACCCAAAATTCACGCCTCGATAATGTTCGTCCTTACATTCCGCGTTATCAACCAAAAGATGCACAAACAGTGGTTTTATGGATGGAAAACAACAAATACATTCATTACACCGATTACGATTGTAGCATTAAATACTATATTGAACCTTAG
- a CDS encoding glycoside hydrolase family 2 TIM barrel-domain containing protein has translation MMKLVTTLFFILTFFFSSFSQQVDFLPNDWQNPAVFEKGQNAPHAFHVPYSSAEDAIQNMPRKCENYQLLNGQWKFKWVETPKQVPEDFWQPGFDVAGWDGIKVPSNWQMAGYGHPKFRNVRLSFESDPPNIPDYYNPTGCYKKKFSVPESWKDKEVMLRFEGIKSASYIWVNGHQVGYNQGGFEPAEFNITPFIEKGENDLAVQVIRFSDGSYLENQDMWRLSGIFRDVKLYAQPKTFIHDYYVTTDFDENYKNATLTVETHIQNQLPEAESGEIMVGVYDLEGRSILKDGSLQQEFDVDSMGNVKIQMSTLVVDPPQWSAEFPNLFILLVQLKNANGKVSETFTQKIGFREVEYKDKILTVNGVPVKLNGVNSHMHHPEHGQTVPLKTLKQDLLLMKQHNINCVRTCHYPPTPEYIALADELGMYIFDEVGDEAHSNTQLSEKPEWTEMYRDRSRKLVYRDRNHPAVIVWSAGNESGSGQNINEVIKTGKAIDPSRPAWMYGGNTFYIPFEDLVGPRYWTPVDYRNLAQGKVLPANDMRASFMDEYLAATGNGLGGMDEYWEYIWKYPRLAGGAIWDWISPGIKTPRWILPDLSPQKNDGQIMGRPMFQQGVYGWGLEFSGHDDWVEFYRDPSLDIKGNQLTLDFWVKPSEIPQPNVFLAKGSCGYGIQMSDSETLEFYVFGNERISAKAKIDPNFYENWHRISGVYNGRQLRLYINNRRVATTSFSGNISSTPFPLCIGREAENQDQGEHSGRLSKMVIDDVRVFNRAVNINNIEKEKDGLVLHLNFEKDEKDGDFYAVGLGGRTYGIVWPDRTVQPEINQIKRSGQPVKIEAIDIENGVLKITNRHHFKNLNELEGFWQIKVDGKPSQRGFFNCDIPADETGEVTIDYRRPRIESTTECLLEVSFLLKEDLNWAPKGHEIAWEQFAVPTDFYFVDDEENHGKVTATEDENYIRISANDFNYTIDKKSGQFVSLKYKGTEYLESGPDFMVWRAPLANDIDPWGGNMVGRTNLTPGLGRSLDNQLRTLGLRDLLPEVEEYNLLQVNDNAVILKMDVFANSSLDPAKRKDQWFFYSAFEQKQTWVFSADGSIQLEQEIIPHGPMPEMLQKVGLQFQLPKSFNHVQWYGRGPFENYTDRKTGAKVGLYQSTADSMYVPYIIPQEYGNRSDVRWLQVHNGEGHGLTINGDDLLNFSLHKYTTDNLSRAMYTYQLEEASNTILNVDYEVSGVGGTAIRQLQKYRVRPNVKRYTITIKPF, from the coding sequence ATGATGAAACTAGTGACGACCTTGTTCTTTATTCTCACATTCTTTTTCAGTTCTTTTTCGCAGCAAGTTGACTTCCTTCCGAACGATTGGCAAAACCCGGCCGTTTTCGAAAAAGGACAAAATGCCCCACATGCTTTTCATGTTCCTTATTCATCGGCAGAGGATGCCATTCAGAACATGCCGCGGAAATGCGAGAATTACCAATTGCTAAACGGCCAATGGAAATTTAAATGGGTAGAAACGCCCAAACAGGTGCCGGAAGATTTTTGGCAGCCCGGTTTTGATGTGGCAGGATGGGACGGTATAAAAGTCCCTTCAAACTGGCAGATGGCAGGCTACGGGCATCCGAAGTTCAGAAATGTTAGATTATCGTTTGAGAGTGATCCGCCTAATATCCCTGATTATTACAATCCAACCGGATGCTATAAAAAGAAATTTTCTGTTCCTGAAAGCTGGAAAGACAAAGAAGTGATGTTACGTTTCGAAGGTATAAAATCGGCTTCCTATATTTGGGTGAATGGTCATCAGGTTGGTTACAATCAGGGTGGATTTGAACCGGCCGAGTTTAATATAACGCCATTCATAGAAAAAGGAGAAAACGATCTGGCTGTTCAGGTGATCCGTTTTTCTGATGGATCGTACCTCGAAAACCAGGATATGTGGCGCTTGTCGGGTATTTTTCGCGATGTGAAATTGTATGCCCAACCAAAAACTTTTATCCACGATTATTATGTAACCACCGATTTTGATGAAAATTATAAGAATGCAACCTTGACGGTGGAAACCCATATTCAAAATCAATTACCGGAAGCAGAATCGGGCGAAATCATGGTTGGTGTTTACGATCTTGAAGGCCGTTCAATTTTAAAAGACGGATCGCTTCAACAGGAATTTGACGTTGATTCAATGGGAAATGTAAAGATACAGATGTCGACTTTGGTGGTTGATCCGCCGCAGTGGTCGGCTGAGTTTCCAAACTTGTTTATCCTGCTGGTTCAACTAAAAAATGCCAACGGAAAAGTTTCAGAAACGTTTACGCAAAAAATTGGTTTCCGCGAGGTGGAGTACAAGGATAAGATTCTAACTGTGAATGGCGTTCCTGTAAAACTAAATGGTGTAAACAGCCACATGCATCATCCCGAGCACGGACAGACAGTGCCGCTGAAAACTTTAAAACAGGATTTGTTACTGATGAAACAGCACAACATCAATTGTGTGCGGACCTGCCATTATCCTCCAACGCCCGAATATATTGCTTTGGCCGATGAACTGGGCATGTATATTTTTGATGAGGTTGGCGATGAGGCACATAGCAATACTCAACTTTCGGAAAAGCCGGAGTGGACCGAAATGTATCGCGACCGTTCGCGCAAACTGGTGTATCGCGACCGCAATCATCCGGCAGTGATTGTTTGGAGTGCCGGAAACGAATCGGGCAGCGGACAAAATATAAACGAAGTAATTAAAACCGGAAAGGCGATTGATCCAAGCCGCCCGGCGTGGATGTACGGCGGAAATACATTTTACATACCTTTCGAGGATTTGGTGGGACCGCGTTATTGGACTCCGGTGGATTATAGGAATTTGGCACAGGGAAAAGTTTTGCCTGCCAACGATATGCGGGCATCGTTTATGGACGAGTACCTGGCCGCAACAGGAAATGGTCTCGGCGGCATGGACGAATACTGGGAATACATTTGGAAATACCCGCGTTTAGCAGGAGGTGCCATTTGGGACTGGATCAGCCCCGGAATAAAAACACCACGCTGGATTTTGCCCGATCTCTCGCCACAAAAAAACGACGGGCAAATTATGGGACGTCCGATGTTTCAGCAAGGTGTTTATGGCTGGGGACTGGAATTCTCGGGGCACGATGATTGGGTGGAGTTTTACCGCGATCCAAGTCTAGACATTAAAGGAAATCAATTGACGCTTGATTTTTGGGTGAAGCCATCCGAAATTCCACAGCCTAACGTATTTCTGGCCAAAGGATCATGCGGTTATGGTATTCAAATGTCTGATTCGGAGACGCTTGAATTTTATGTGTTTGGGAACGAACGTATTTCGGCTAAAGCAAAAATTGATCCTAATTTTTACGAAAACTGGCACCGCATTTCCGGCGTCTACAACGGTCGTCAACTGCGGCTTTACATCAATAATAGACGGGTAGCCACTACTTCATTTTCTGGAAATATCAGCTCTACACCTTTCCCGCTTTGTATTGGTCGCGAGGCCGAAAATCAGGACCAGGGCGAACACTCGGGGCGTTTGTCGAAAATGGTGATCGATGATGTGCGGGTATTTAACCGGGCTGTGAATATCAATAATATAGAGAAGGAAAAAGATGGGCTGGTACTGCATCTGAATTTTGAGAAAGATGAAAAAGACGGTGATTTTTATGCTGTTGGGTTGGGCGGAAGAACTTACGGAATTGTCTGGCCCGACAGAACGGTTCAACCCGAAATCAATCAAATCAAACGATCTGGACAGCCGGTAAAAATTGAAGCCATTGATATTGAAAACGGCGTATTGAAAATTACCAATCGTCATCATTTTAAGAATTTAAATGAGTTAGAAGGATTCTGGCAAATTAAGGTAGACGGAAAACCCAGTCAGCGCGGATTTTTTAATTGCGATATTCCGGCAGACGAAACCGGGGAAGTTACGATTGATTACCGACGGCCACGAATAGAATCGACAACAGAGTGTTTACTGGAAGTTTCTTTTCTGTTAAAAGAAGACCTGAACTGGGCACCAAAAGGCCACGAAATTGCCTGGGAACAGTTTGCTGTACCTACCGATTTTTATTTTGTTGACGATGAAGAGAATCACGGTAAAGTTACTGCTACAGAAGATGAAAATTACATCCGCATAAGTGCCAACGATTTTAATTATACCATTGATAAAAAAAGCGGACAGTTTGTTTCGTTGAAATATAAAGGCACAGAGTACCTCGAAAGCGGGCCTGATTTTATGGTTTGGCGAGCTCCGCTGGCCAACGATATCGATCCGTGGGGAGGTAATATGGTTGGCCGCACTAACCTTACGCCGGGGCTGGGACGAAGTCTCGATAACCAGCTACGCACTTTAGGATTGCGGGACCTGTTACCCGAAGTGGAAGAATATAACCTGCTTCAGGTAAACGACAATGCGGTGATTTTGAAGATGGATGTATTTGCCAACTCCAGCCTCGATCCGGCCAAACGAAAAGACCAGTGGTTTTTTTATTCGGCATTCGAGCAAAAACAAACCTGGGTATTTTCTGCCGATGGAAGCATACAACTGGAGCAGGAAATAATTCCGCACGGGCCAATGCCCGAGATGTTGCAAAAGGTAGGCTTGCAGTTTCAGTTGCCAAAAAGTTTTAACCATGTGCAGTGGTATGGCCGCGGCCCGTTTGAAAACTACACCGACCGCAAAACAGGCGCAAAAGTGGGGCTTTATCAATCTACTGCCGACTCAATGTACGTGCCCTATATCATTCCGCAGGAATACGGCAACCGCAGCGATGTGCGCTGGCTACAGGTGCATAACGGAGAGGGACACGGATTAACGATTAACGGGGATGACCTCTTGAATTTTAGTTTGCATAAATACACCACCGATAACTTGTCGCGGGCCATGTACACTTACCAGTTGGAGGAGGCCTCTAATACTATTTTGAATGTGGATTACGAAGTGTCGGGAGTTGGTGGAACAGCTATCAGGCAGTTGCAAAAGTACCGAGTGCGACCCAATGTAAAAAGGTATACGATTACGATTAAGCCGTTTTAA
- the queG gene encoding tRNA epoxyqueuosine(34) reductase QueG, producing MQQQLKQKIQSLGFLDHAILPVSSLQEEEPRLKTWLENNMHGEMGYMNRNIDKRLNPSLLVENAKTIIVVLLNYFPEATQEDPTAPVLSKYAYGTDYHFVMKDKLKKLLQFIQEEISPCSGRPFVDSAPVLERAWARKAGLGWTGKNSNIISPEHGSFFFIGELIIDIELPYDDPKPVRDHCGRCTKCIDACPTKAIVADRVVDARRCISYQTIEVRGDMDSNLKGQFENRVFGCDICQDVCPWNLKSEPHNEAGLKPHPKLLTLQKQDWENIERPLFNALFKNSAVKRTGYKGLKRNLNFLRNNEV from the coding sequence ATGCAACAGCAACTGAAACAAAAAATACAATCGCTGGGGTTTCTCGACCACGCTATTCTTCCGGTTTCGTCTTTACAGGAAGAAGAACCGCGACTGAAAACCTGGCTCGAAAACAACATGCACGGCGAAATGGGCTATATGAACCGGAACATCGATAAGCGCCTGAATCCTTCGTTGCTGGTTGAAAATGCCAAAACAATTATTGTTGTGCTGCTGAATTATTTCCCTGAAGCAACACAGGAAGATCCAACCGCACCGGTACTTTCGAAATACGCTTATGGTACCGATTATCATTTTGTAATGAAAGACAAATTGAAGAAACTACTTCAGTTTATTCAGGAAGAAATATCGCCTTGCTCAGGTCGTCCCTTTGTCGATTCGGCCCCGGTTTTGGAGCGTGCCTGGGCACGAAAAGCAGGTTTGGGCTGGACAGGGAAAAACAGCAATATAATTTCTCCCGAACATGGCAGTTTCTTTTTTATCGGGGAACTTATCATCGATATTGAACTGCCTTATGACGACCCGAAACCGGTGCGCGACCATTGCGGACGATGCACAAAATGTATTGATGCCTGCCCCACAAAAGCCATTGTTGCCGATCGCGTGGTTGATGCCCGAAGATGTATATCGTACCAAACCATTGAAGTGCGCGGTGATATGGATTCCAACCTGAAAGGACAATTTGAAAACCGGGTGTTTGGCTGCGATATTTGCCAGGATGTTTGCCCCTGGAATTTAAAATCGGAACCACACAACGAAGCAGGATTAAAACCTCATCCTAAACTTTTAACGCTACAGAAACAGGATTGGGAGAATATAGAACGCCCGCTGTTTAACGCGCTTTTTAAAAACTCGGCGGTTAAACGAACGGGGTATAAAGGATTAAAACGTAATCTAAATTTTTTAAGAAATAACGAAGTTTAA
- the amrS gene encoding AmmeMemoRadiSam system radical SAM enzyme, with product MHKALFFSKTESNQVKCELCPWNCILSDGQTGNCKVRTNHSGVLITDVYNKVATLGSDPIEKKPLYHFYPEKNILSVGEVGCNLHCSFCQNHRISQCNASEFSGFHNISAMEIVEEALKTWNNIGIAYTYNEPFTFYEFLLKTAQLAHSKGLKNVVVSNGYINEEPLKKVLPFIDAFNIDLKAFSDDFYKKHTKGKLQPVLDTLKQIAESPAHLEVTTLIIPGLNDNTTEFKNMVNWIATELGENVPLHLSRYYPQYKLDAPATPIETLIKLYDLAKTQLQHVYLGNVSDEKRSTTYCPNCKTPLISRNRYNTKIRILDAEGKCKNCRTLSSVII from the coding sequence ATGCACAAAGCTCTATTTTTCAGCAAAACAGAAAGCAACCAGGTTAAGTGCGAACTTTGCCCGTGGAACTGCATTTTATCCGACGGGCAAACAGGTAATTGTAAGGTACGCACCAATCATAGCGGCGTTTTAATTACCGATGTGTATAACAAAGTGGCTACTCTCGGTTCCGATCCCATTGAAAAGAAACCACTTTATCATTTTTATCCGGAAAAGAACATTTTATCGGTTGGAGAAGTGGGCTGTAACCTGCATTGCAGCTTTTGCCAGAATCACCGGATTTCGCAATGCAATGCCTCTGAATTTTCCGGTTTTCATAACATCAGTGCCATGGAAATTGTTGAAGAGGCCCTGAAAACATGGAACAACATTGGTATTGCGTACACTTACAACGAACCTTTTACTTTTTATGAATTCTTATTGAAGACCGCGCAACTGGCCCATTCAAAAGGATTAAAAAATGTTGTGGTTTCCAACGGGTACATTAATGAAGAACCACTAAAAAAAGTGTTACCATTTATCGATGCCTTTAATATCGATCTGAAAGCTTTCTCCGACGACTTTTATAAAAAACACACCAAAGGGAAATTGCAACCGGTTTTAGATACGCTTAAACAAATTGCAGAAAGTCCGGCCCATCTTGAAGTGACCACTTTAATCATTCCCGGATTGAACGACAACACCACTGAGTTTAAAAACATGGTAAACTGGATAGCTACCGAATTGGGTGAAAATGTGCCACTCCATCTTTCGCGCTACTATCCGCAATATAAGCTGGATGCTCCCGCCACTCCAATAGAAACATTGATAAAACTGTACGATCTGGCCAAAACGCAACTGCAACATGTTTACCTGGGAAATGTTAGCGACGAAAAACGATCGACTACCTATTGTCCGAACTGCAAAACTCCACTTATTTCCAGAAACCGCTACAATACCAAAATTCGGATTCTTGATGCTGAAGGAAAATGTAAAAATTGCAGAACTTTATCGTCAGTAATTATTTAG
- a CDS encoding LexA family transcriptional regulator, which yields MNYFGKNIKLLRKYKKRTQNEVATALELKRTTVNALENEISQPTVPHLQSFSKYFGIAIDTMINIDLQQLSESQFTDLQNGFDVFIRGSNLRVIATTVDSDNNDNIEFVNEKAKAGYVNCFADPEYIGKLPVFQLPFLSKEKKYRAFTIEGESMLPIPAGSIVIGEFIQDFYNIKSNEAYIIVTRDEGIVFKVVQNNIDTERSLHLVSLNKAFAPYSIAVCNITEVWKFVCYLNTSIPEPESDINLLMKQMDDMQQAIKKLESKID from the coding sequence ATGAATTATTTTGGCAAGAATATCAAGCTGTTACGCAAGTACAAAAAACGCACTCAAAACGAAGTAGCTACAGCACTGGAATTAAAACGAACTACTGTTAATGCGCTCGAAAATGAGATTAGCCAGCCAACCGTGCCACACCTTCAATCCTTTTCCAAATATTTTGGAATTGCGATTGACACGATGATAAATATCGATTTACAGCAACTATCGGAGAGTCAGTTTACCGACCTGCAAAATGGGTTTGATGTGTTTATACGTGGCTCTAATCTGCGGGTAATTGCCACCACTGTTGATTCGGATAACAACGACAATATTGAATTTGTAAACGAAAAAGCCAAAGCCGGTTATGTAAATTGTTTTGCCGACCCGGAATACATAGGGAAACTGCCGGTTTTTCAATTGCCATTCTTATCGAAAGAAAAAAAATACAGGGCCTTTACCATCGAGGGCGAATCGATGCTGCCTATTCCTGCCGGATCGATTGTTATTGGCGAATTTATACAGGATTTCTACAATATTAAAAGCAACGAAGCCTATATTATTGTTACCCGCGACGAGGGCATTGTTTTTAAAGTGGTTCAGAATAATATCGATACCGAACGATCGCTACACCTGGTTTCGCTGAACAAAGCATTTGCCCCCTACTCCATAGCCGTTTGCAATATTACCGAAGTTTGGAAATTTGTGTGTTACCTGAACACCAGTATTCCCGAACCGGAATCGGACATTAACCTGCTAATGAAACAAATGGACGACATGCAACAGGCCATCAAAAAACTTGAATCAAAAATTGACTAA
- a CDS encoding putative DNA modification/repair radical SAM protein, with protein MNELVHEKLKILSDAAKYDVSCASSGSSRANTSKGIGSGVACGICHSFTEDGRCISLFKILMTNNCIYDCAYCINRRTNDRPRATFTAQEIVDLTIGFYRRNYIEGLFLSSGVIKNPDYTMERMVLVAKKLRNEENYNGYIHLKAIPGASRELIQEAGIWADRLSVNMEIPTEPNLKKLAPEKNYPDIVTPMGQIRDSILVAKEERKKYRTAPRFAPAGQSTQLIVGATPETDRQIILLSSGLYKNQNLKRVYFSGYLPVNSYDERLPAINRPPLVRENRLYQSDWLMRFYHFEAEEILSEDQPFLDLDIDPKLGFALRNMHLFPVDINRADYEMILRVPGIGVQSAQKIVLARKHRRLNSLHLKKLGIVMKRAKYFITCNELPSPGMGWEPKRLRHKLLCEMNSKYKKSLDTQLALFTDFKPVLPMLH; from the coding sequence GTGAACGAATTAGTACATGAAAAACTGAAAATATTATCCGACGCGGCAAAGTACGATGTGTCGTGTGCATCGAGTGGAAGTAGCCGGGCCAACACCAGCAAAGGAATTGGCAGCGGTGTGGCGTGCGGCATTTGCCACAGTTTTACCGAAGATGGGCGTTGTATCAGCCTGTTTAAAATATTAATGACCAACAACTGTATTTACGATTGTGCATATTGTATCAACCGTCGCACAAACGATCGTCCGAGGGCAACTTTTACGGCACAGGAAATTGTGGATCTTACCATTGGTTTTTACCGCCGAAACTATATTGAGGGATTGTTTTTGAGTTCGGGTGTAATTAAAAATCCGGATTACACCATGGAACGAATGGTGTTGGTAGCTAAAAAGCTGCGTAACGAAGAGAACTATAATGGTTATATTCATTTGAAAGCTATTCCGGGAGCGAGTAGAGAATTGATTCAGGAGGCTGGTATTTGGGCCGACCGGCTGAGTGTAAATATGGAAATCCCGACTGAGCCGAACCTGAAAAAACTGGCGCCGGAAAAGAACTACCCCGATATTGTTACGCCAATGGGACAGATTCGCGATTCGATTCTTGTGGCGAAAGAAGAACGCAAAAAGTACCGGACTGCACCGCGTTTTGCTCCGGCCGGACAAAGCACGCAATTGATTGTTGGAGCTACGCCTGAAACTGATCGGCAGATTATTTTGCTGTCGTCGGGGTTGTACAAAAATCAAAATCTGAAACGCGTTTATTTTTCGGGTTACCTACCCGTGAATAGTTACGATGAGCGTTTGCCTGCGATTAATCGGCCGCCGTTGGTGCGCGAGAACCGATTGTATCAAAGCGATTGGTTAATGCGCTTTTATCATTTTGAAGCCGAGGAGATTTTAAGTGAAGACCAGCCTTTTCTTGATCTCGACATTGATCCAAAACTCGGTTTTGCCCTGCGCAACATGCACCTGTTTCCGGTGGATATTAACCGGGCAGATTACGAAATGATCCTTCGGGTTCCGGGAATTGGGGTGCAATCGGCACAAAAAATTGTACTGGCGCGCAAACACCGCCGGCTAAATTCATTGCACCTTAAAAAACTGGGAATAGTGATGAAACGGGCCAAATACTTTATCACTTGTAACGAGTTGCCATCTCCGGGGATGGGGTGGGAACCCAAACGTCTAAGACATAAATTGCTTTGTGAAATGAATTCGAAGTACAAAAAATCGTTGGATACACAACTGGCATTGTTTACCGATTTTAAGCCGGTGCTGCCAATGTTGCACTAG
- a CDS encoding TIGR03915 family putative DNA repair protein, producing MKIYTYDNTFEGFLTCVFDCYSRKDFPVDICSRYGEQRYLFVESIDIPTNPKKAGRVWKGIQKHLSGKNKQLLFYAYLSEELGIEMKIYRFLRRMFSGHLNLETDYGDPDVLHIIQTSQKVKKEAMRMMQFVRFQRTKDRMYFCGIDPKYDVIPLIINHYQKRFTDQRWLIYDLRRNYGILYGNEKVEEVVLTKKQFNAYNGQVKEELLHEGEDFYQKLWRSYFKHINIEERKNLKLQRQHMPRRFWRYLPEKKEAN from the coding sequence ATGAAAATATACACCTACGATAATACTTTTGAGGGTTTTTTAACCTGCGTCTTCGATTGTTACAGCCGGAAAGATTTTCCGGTTGATATTTGTTCGCGTTATGGCGAGCAGCGCTATCTTTTTGTTGAAAGCATTGATATTCCTACCAATCCGAAAAAAGCCGGGCGGGTTTGGAAAGGTATTCAGAAACACTTATCGGGGAAAAACAAGCAGCTGTTGTTTTATGCTTATTTGTCGGAAGAGTTGGGCATTGAAATGAAGATCTACCGTTTTTTACGTCGCATGTTCAGCGGACATTTGAACCTGGAAACCGATTATGGCGATCCTGACGTGTTGCATATCATCCAAACATCGCAAAAGGTGAAAAAAGAAGCCATGCGCATGATGCAGTTTGTACGGTTTCAGCGCACCAAGGACCGGATGTATTTTTGTGGTATCGATCCAAAATACGATGTCATTCCGCTAATCATCAATCACTACCAAAAACGATTTACCGACCAGCGCTGGCTGATCTACGATTTGCGGCGTAATTATGGTATTTTATACGGCAACGAAAAGGTTGAGGAAGTGGTGCTCACAAAAAAACAGTTTAACGCCTATAATGGACAGGTGAAAGAGGAGTTGCTGCATGAGGGCGAAGATTTTTATCAAAAACTCTGGCGTTCGTATTTTAAACACATCAATATTGAGGAACGCAAAAATCTGAAATTACAACGCCAGCACATGCCCCGACGATTTTGGCGTTATCTGCCCGAAAAAAAGGAGGCAAATTAA